Proteins encoded within one genomic window of Anopheles gambiae chromosome 3, idAnoGambNW_F1_1, whole genome shotgun sequence:
- the LOC133393612 gene encoding uncharacterized protein LOC133393612 isoform X2: MMGSIPRCRTAVGQCAFTYTGLDYFGPMLVVVGRRTEKRWGVIFTCLTTRAIHLELAHSLNTTSCILAIRRFVARRGPPREIISDRGTNFIGASRELKEAVSEVNEDELICEFSTSTFRWTFNPPAAPHFGGCWERLVRSVKQILCKFNLPRLPSDEVLQSTLAEVEMIINSRPLTYVPLNDEMDMPITPNHLLLGSSDGTKRSVPFDDSPAAVSATWKTTQRNADIFWKRWVADYMPTLTRRSKWFQSVRPIKEGDVVIIVDANLPRNTWPKGRVLAVVRSGDGQVRRATVQTANGILERPATKLAVLDVKPMEDEESGKVPDVTKDCEG, translated from the coding sequence ATGATGGGTAGTATACCGAGATGCCGAACGGCGGTTGGACAATGTGCATTTACTTATACTGGGCTGGACTATTTCGGACCGATGTTAGTGGTCGTGGGACGTAGAACAGAAAAACGATGGGGAGTTATCTTTACGTGCCTCACAACCCGGGCAATCCACTTGGAACTGGCGCATTCTCTCAATACGACATCGTGCATCTTGGCCATACGTCGCTTCGTGGCACGGCGCGGGCCTCCGAGAGAAATCATAAGCGACCGTGGGACAAACTTCATCGGAGCGTCAAGGGAACTGAAGGAGGCAGTATCAGAGGTAAACGAAGATGAATTAATTTGTGAGTTCTCTACTTCAACTTTTAGATGGACGTTTAACCCCCCTGCAGCACCCCACTTTGGTGGATGCTGGGAGCGCCTGGTACGATCTGTGAAGCAAATCTTGTGCAAGTTCAACCTGCCACGACTCCCATCGGATGAAGTGCTGCAGTCTACCTTAGCCGAAGTGGAGATGATTATAAACTCGCGGCCGCTAACATATGTACCACTAAACGATGAGATGGACATGCCTATAACGCCTAATCACCTTCTATTAGGCAGCTCCGACGGTACCAAGCGCTCTGTCCCGTTTGATGATTCACCAGCGGCGGTATCAGCAACGTGGAAAACAACGCAGCGGAACGCTGACATCTTCTGGAAGAGGTGGGTCGCGGATTACATGCCCACACTCACCCGCCGCTCGAAATGGTTCCAGTCGGTACGGCCCATCAAAGAAGGAGATGTCGTGATCATCGTGGACGCAAACCTGCCCCGCAATACCTGGCCAAAGGGGCGCGTGCTAGCAGTAGTGCGATCTGGAGATGGACAGGTCAGACGAGCCACGGTGCAAACAGCGAACGGAATTTTAGAGCGACCAGCTACAAAACTCGCAGTGCTGGACGTGAAACCCATGGAAGACGAAGAAAGTGGCAAGGTTCCCGATGTTACTAAGGATTGTGAGGGATAG
- the LOC133393612 gene encoding uncharacterized protein LOC133393612 isoform X1, protein MHNLSLPVQSVSSKQLMERYKHLRGVPFSTYYNQAPRILIGTDNSNLGKPIKTKEGKNDEPIALKTRLGWTIYGRCPIASSSANSDTHCFHICECEETGNEALTDAVKRYFALESLGIFNQSQTLMSTDDTRAIQILTRETHLKSGRFETGLLWKYDDVRLPCNKDMALRRNECLRKKMRRDPALAKAIIEKMRDYERKGYIRRVEKEELVERKSRDWYLPIFPVINQNKPGNLRMVFDAAAKVHGVSLNTFLLSGPDQLAELMSVLHKFREFRVAVAGDIREMFFQINMKKEDQRSQLIFWDEKETYNAEPTTYAVTVMTFGATCSPGTAHFVKNNNAERFAEQFPRAIHCIKYEHYVDDMLASAETSEEAAQLAETVRHIHAEGGFEIRNWVSNSNEVLERLRWGVSQEDGRGVVMDSSAEKVLGMWWETTTDSFIFRLNLKHDKGLLSGTRMPTKREVLRTLMLVYDPLGLVGNFLMFMKILLQEIWRAGYSWDQQIDRDCAEKWLKWISALPSLQSVRIPRCYRVKTSAAVRNVQLHIFCDASENGMAAVAYFRFEEDNTIECSLIGSKTRVSPLKFLSIPRLELQATVIGVRLATSIVKYHRMKITRRIFWTDSRNVMSWLKSDHRRYGPFVAFRVSELLESTVVKEWRWLPTKANVADE, encoded by the coding sequence ATGCACAATTTATCTTTGCCCGTGCAATCGGTTTCTTCCAAGCAGCTCATGGAAAGATATAAGCACCTCCGTGGGGTGCCCTTTAGTACGTATTATAATCAGGCACCACGAATACTCATCGGAACCGATAACAGTAACCTAGGAAAGCCGATAAAGACcaaggaagggaaaaatgaTGAACCGATCGCATTAAAAACTCGACTTGGTTGGACGATTTATGGACGATGTCCGATTGCCTCTTCATCCGCTAATAGTGATACACACTGCTTCCACATATGCGAATGTGAAGAAACTGGCAACGAAGCCCTAACTGATGCTGTGAAAAGGTACTTCGCCCTCGAGTCGTTAGGGATTTTCAATCAATCTCAAACGCTAATGTCCACAGATGATACCAGGGCCATTCAGATACTGACAAGGGAGACTCACCTGAAGTCCGGTAGGTTTGAAACCGGGTTGTTATGGAAATACGATGATGTTCGATTACCTTGTAATAAAGACATGGCATTGCGGCGCAACGAATGTTTAAGGAAGAAAATGCGAAGGGATCCTGCATTAGCCAAAGCTATCATAGAAAAAATGAGAGATTACGAGAGGAAGGGATACATTCGACGCGTAGAAAAGGAAGAGTTGGTTGAACGAAAATCACGCGATTGGTATCTGCCTATATTTCCggtaataaatcaaaacaagcCGGGAAACCTTCGAATGGTTTTTGACGCGGCCGCAAAAGTTCATGGGGTGAGCCTTAATACCTTTCTTCTCTCAGGACCGGATCAACTAGCAGAACTAATGAGCGTTCTTCATAAATTTCGAGAGTTTCGCGTAGCCGTGGCTGGTGACATCCGCGAAATGTTTTTTCAAATCAACATGAAGAAGGAAGATCAGCGCAGCCAGCTGATCTTCTGGGATGAAAAAGAGACATATAATGCTGAGCCGACAACGTACGCCGTGACTGTTATGACATTTGGTGCAACGTGCTCACCAGGTACAGCTCACTTCGTCAAGAATAATAACGCCGAAAGGTTTGCTGAACAGTTCCCGCGTGCCATCCATTGTATCAAATACGAGCACTATGTGGACGATATGCTCGCCAGCGCAGAAACGAGCGAAGAAGCGGCGCAGCTTGCTGAGACAGTGCGGCACATCCATGCGGAAGGAGGATTTGAAATACGCAACTGGGTGTCAAATTCTAATGAAGTGTTGGAGCGGCTACGATGGGGAGTCAGCCAGGAGGATGGTCGAGGTGTGGTCATGGACTCGTCGGCGGAAAAAGTATTAGGTATGTGGTGGGAGACTACAACGGATTCCTTTATTTTTCGCCTGAATTTAAAACACGATAAAGGTCTTCTATCTGGTACGCGAATGCCAACGAAGCGGGAAGTACTGCGCACATTGATGCTTGTATACGATCCATTGGGTCTTGTTGGAAATTTTCTAATGTTTATGAAGATTCTGCTTCAGGAAATCTGGCGTGCAGGCTACAGCTGGGACCAACAGATCGATCGGGACTGTGCGGAGAAATGGCTTAAATGGATTAGCGCTTTACCATCACTTCAGTCCGTCCGGATTCCACGTTGCTACCGTGTAAAAACATCCGCCGCGGTGCGAAATGTACAGTTGCACATCTTCTGTGATGCCAGTGAAAATGGGATGGCAGCAGTAGCATACTTTCGTTTCGAAGAGGACAACACAATTGAATGCTCGCTAATAGGGTCGAAAACGCGCGTGAGCCCGTTGAAGTTCTTGTCGATACCGCGACTAGAGCTACAAGCAACAGTGATCGGGGTTCGACTAGCGACGAGCATTGTAAAATATCATCGAATGAAGATCACGCGGAGGATTTTCTGGACAGATTCTAGAAACGTAATGAGCTGGCTGAAATCTGATCATCGCAGATATGGTCCGTTTGTCGCGTTCCGGGTCAGCGAGCTCCTAGAGTCGACAGTGGTAAAGGAGTGGAGGTGGCTTCCTACTAAGGCAAACGTCGCAGACGAATGA